One window from the genome of Gopherus evgoodei ecotype Sinaloan lineage chromosome 2, rGopEvg1_v1.p, whole genome shotgun sequence encodes:
- the LOC115645287 gene encoding zinc finger protein OZF-like isoform X2, whose translation MGRKRPRAGAPPAQGQLTFEEVAVWFSREEWEMLADWQKELYRAVMLENYENLFLLGHADAKPEIITKLEQGEELGVGDQQAPEGKEILPNASRGNWSRKKTKRESDLQECRGNPEAQGTSSKTFKEKVLCKQTRRSSKLSSDPDLQSCSTKEKLLKCTECGKSFTRRQNLSTHKRIHTGERPYECSECGKRFSRMQHLVSHQRIHTGERPYQCTECGKRFSQKSNLLTHQIIHTGERPFKCTECGKRFSQRIYLTQHQKTHTGEKPHKCLECGKSFIQRKVLLTHQKSHAGEGGPYLCADCGKCFTTRPGLRYHQRIHTGERPYPCALCGKGFATNSRLKYHQRIHSGERPYQCSDCDKRFRHKSALASHQGIHTGERPYKCTECGSSFRRRNGLVKHQRIHTGERPYPCTECGKSFSTRSTLTDHQRTHTGERPYNCSHCGKSFNRVSQRRKHQRIHTKKRPECAECGKRFRSEKELATHQRVHTGEKPYQCPQCQRSYHRKNELAKHLKSHAGKNP comes from the exons GGCCAGCTGACGTTTGAGGAGGTGGCCGTCTGGTTTTCCCGGGAGGAGTGGGAGATGCTGGCAGACTGGCAGAAGGAGCTGTACCGGGCTGTGATGCTGGAGAACTATGAGAATCTATTTCTTCTAG GCCATGCAGATGCCAAACCTGAGATCATAACCAAACTTGAACAAGGGGAAGAGCTGGGTGTCGGGGACCAGCAGGCCCCGGAGGGGAAAGAAATTCTTCCAAATGCTTCCAGGG GGAATTGGTCCAGGAAGAAAACTAAAAGGGAGTCGGACCTGCAAGAATGTCGTGGAAACCCAGAAGCTCAAGGGACCTCATCAAAAACGTTCAAAGAGAAAGTTTTGTGCAAACAAACCAGAAGATCCAGCAAACTCTCCAGCGACCCTGATCTCCAGAGCTGCAGCACAAAGGAGAAGCTGCTGAAATGTaccgagtgtgggaaaagcttcaccaGGAGGCAGAATCTGAGCACGCAcaagagaatccacactggagagagaccttACGAGTGCAGCGAATGTGGGAAGAGGTTCAGCCGCATGCAGCACCTCGTGTCGCACCAGCGAATCCACACGGGCGAGCGACCCTACCAGTGCACCGAGTGTGGGAAGCGCTTCAGCCAGAAGTCCAACCTCCTCACGCACCAGATCATCCACACGGGGGAGAGGCCCTTTAAATGCACGGAGTGCGGGAAAAGGTTCAGCCAGAGAATCTACCTGACCCAGCACCAGAAAACCCACACGGGAGAGAAGCCGCATAAATGCCTGGAGTGCGGGAAGAGTTTCATCCAGAGGAAGGTGCTCCTGACGCACCAGAAAAGTCATGCCGGGGAGGGAGGGCCCTACCTATGTGCCGACTGTGGGAAATGCTTCACCACACGGCCAGGGCTGAGGTatcaccagagaatccacacgggggagCGGCCGTACCCCTGCGCCCTGTGCGGGAAAGGTTTTGCCACCAATTCCCGCCTGAAATATCATCAGCGGATCCATTCAGGAgagaggccttatcagtgcagtGACTGCGACAAGCGCTTCCGGCACAAGTCAGCTCTGGCCTCCCACCAAGGCATCCACACCGGTGAGAGGCCTTATAAATGTACCGAGTGCGGGAGCAGCTTCCGCCGCCGGAACGGGCTTGTCAAGCACCAGAGGATCCACACGGGGGAGCGCCCCTACCCGTGCACGgagtgcgggaagagcttcagcaCGAGGAGCACGCTCACGGATCACCAGAGGACCCACACTGGGGAGAGACCCTACAACTGCAGCcattgtgggaaaagcttcaaccgGGTCTCACAACGCCGCaaacaccagagaatccacacaaaAAAGCGACCGGAATGTGCCGAGTGCGGGAAAAGGTTCCGGAGTGAGAAGGAGCTCGCCACGCACCAAAGGGTCCACACTGGAGAAAAGCCGTACCAGTGTCCCCAGTGTCAGAGGAGCTACCATCGGAAGAACGAACTGGCCAAGCACCTGAAAAGCCATGCGGGGAAGAATCCGTAA
- the LOC115645287 gene encoding zinc finger protein OZF-like isoform X1: MGRKRPRAGAPPAQGQLTFEEVAVWFSREEWEMLADWQKELYRAVMLENYENLFLLAGHADAKPEIITKLEQGEELGVGDQQAPEGKEILPNASRGNWSRKKTKRESDLQECRGNPEAQGTSSKTFKEKVLCKQTRRSSKLSSDPDLQSCSTKEKLLKCTECGKSFTRRQNLSTHKRIHTGERPYECSECGKRFSRMQHLVSHQRIHTGERPYQCTECGKRFSQKSNLLTHQIIHTGERPFKCTECGKRFSQRIYLTQHQKTHTGEKPHKCLECGKSFIQRKVLLTHQKSHAGEGGPYLCADCGKCFTTRPGLRYHQRIHTGERPYPCALCGKGFATNSRLKYHQRIHSGERPYQCSDCDKRFRHKSALASHQGIHTGERPYKCTECGSSFRRRNGLVKHQRIHTGERPYPCTECGKSFSTRSTLTDHQRTHTGERPYNCSHCGKSFNRVSQRRKHQRIHTKKRPECAECGKRFRSEKELATHQRVHTGEKPYQCPQCQRSYHRKNELAKHLKSHAGKNP, encoded by the exons GGCCAGCTGACGTTTGAGGAGGTGGCCGTCTGGTTTTCCCGGGAGGAGTGGGAGATGCTGGCAGACTGGCAGAAGGAGCTGTACCGGGCTGTGATGCTGGAGAACTATGAGAATCTATTTCTTCTAG CAGGCCATGCAGATGCCAAACCTGAGATCATAACCAAACTTGAACAAGGGGAAGAGCTGGGTGTCGGGGACCAGCAGGCCCCGGAGGGGAAAGAAATTCTTCCAAATGCTTCCAGGG GGAATTGGTCCAGGAAGAAAACTAAAAGGGAGTCGGACCTGCAAGAATGTCGTGGAAACCCAGAAGCTCAAGGGACCTCATCAAAAACGTTCAAAGAGAAAGTTTTGTGCAAACAAACCAGAAGATCCAGCAAACTCTCCAGCGACCCTGATCTCCAGAGCTGCAGCACAAAGGAGAAGCTGCTGAAATGTaccgagtgtgggaaaagcttcaccaGGAGGCAGAATCTGAGCACGCAcaagagaatccacactggagagagaccttACGAGTGCAGCGAATGTGGGAAGAGGTTCAGCCGCATGCAGCACCTCGTGTCGCACCAGCGAATCCACACGGGCGAGCGACCCTACCAGTGCACCGAGTGTGGGAAGCGCTTCAGCCAGAAGTCCAACCTCCTCACGCACCAGATCATCCACACGGGGGAGAGGCCCTTTAAATGCACGGAGTGCGGGAAAAGGTTCAGCCAGAGAATCTACCTGACCCAGCACCAGAAAACCCACACGGGAGAGAAGCCGCATAAATGCCTGGAGTGCGGGAAGAGTTTCATCCAGAGGAAGGTGCTCCTGACGCACCAGAAAAGTCATGCCGGGGAGGGAGGGCCCTACCTATGTGCCGACTGTGGGAAATGCTTCACCACACGGCCAGGGCTGAGGTatcaccagagaatccacacgggggagCGGCCGTACCCCTGCGCCCTGTGCGGGAAAGGTTTTGCCACCAATTCCCGCCTGAAATATCATCAGCGGATCCATTCAGGAgagaggccttatcagtgcagtGACTGCGACAAGCGCTTCCGGCACAAGTCAGCTCTGGCCTCCCACCAAGGCATCCACACCGGTGAGAGGCCTTATAAATGTACCGAGTGCGGGAGCAGCTTCCGCCGCCGGAACGGGCTTGTCAAGCACCAGAGGATCCACACGGGGGAGCGCCCCTACCCGTGCACGgagtgcgggaagagcttcagcaCGAGGAGCACGCTCACGGATCACCAGAGGACCCACACTGGGGAGAGACCCTACAACTGCAGCcattgtgggaaaagcttcaaccgGGTCTCACAACGCCGCaaacaccagagaatccacacaaaAAAGCGACCGGAATGTGCCGAGTGCGGGAAAAGGTTCCGGAGTGAGAAGGAGCTCGCCACGCACCAAAGGGTCCACACTGGAGAAAAGCCGTACCAGTGTCCCCAGTGTCAGAGGAGCTACCATCGGAAGAACGAACTGGCCAAGCACCTGAAAAGCCATGCGGGGAAGAATCCGTAA
- the LOC115645287 gene encoding zinc finger protein OZF-like isoform X3 has product MGQLTFEEVAVWFSREEWEMLADWQKELYRAVMLENYENLFLLAGHADAKPEIITKLEQGEELGVGDQQAPEGKEILPNASRGNWSRKKTKRESDLQECRGNPEAQGTSSKTFKEKVLCKQTRRSSKLSSDPDLQSCSTKEKLLKCTECGKSFTRRQNLSTHKRIHTGERPYECSECGKRFSRMQHLVSHQRIHTGERPYQCTECGKRFSQKSNLLTHQIIHTGERPFKCTECGKRFSQRIYLTQHQKTHTGEKPHKCLECGKSFIQRKVLLTHQKSHAGEGGPYLCADCGKCFTTRPGLRYHQRIHTGERPYPCALCGKGFATNSRLKYHQRIHSGERPYQCSDCDKRFRHKSALASHQGIHTGERPYKCTECGSSFRRRNGLVKHQRIHTGERPYPCTECGKSFSTRSTLTDHQRTHTGERPYNCSHCGKSFNRVSQRRKHQRIHTKKRPECAECGKRFRSEKELATHQRVHTGEKPYQCPQCQRSYHRKNELAKHLKSHAGKNP; this is encoded by the exons GGCCAGCTGACGTTTGAGGAGGTGGCCGTCTGGTTTTCCCGGGAGGAGTGGGAGATGCTGGCAGACTGGCAGAAGGAGCTGTACCGGGCTGTGATGCTGGAGAACTATGAGAATCTATTTCTTCTAG CAGGCCATGCAGATGCCAAACCTGAGATCATAACCAAACTTGAACAAGGGGAAGAGCTGGGTGTCGGGGACCAGCAGGCCCCGGAGGGGAAAGAAATTCTTCCAAATGCTTCCAGGG GGAATTGGTCCAGGAAGAAAACTAAAAGGGAGTCGGACCTGCAAGAATGTCGTGGAAACCCAGAAGCTCAAGGGACCTCATCAAAAACGTTCAAAGAGAAAGTTTTGTGCAAACAAACCAGAAGATCCAGCAAACTCTCCAGCGACCCTGATCTCCAGAGCTGCAGCACAAAGGAGAAGCTGCTGAAATGTaccgagtgtgggaaaagcttcaccaGGAGGCAGAATCTGAGCACGCAcaagagaatccacactggagagagaccttACGAGTGCAGCGAATGTGGGAAGAGGTTCAGCCGCATGCAGCACCTCGTGTCGCACCAGCGAATCCACACGGGCGAGCGACCCTACCAGTGCACCGAGTGTGGGAAGCGCTTCAGCCAGAAGTCCAACCTCCTCACGCACCAGATCATCCACACGGGGGAGAGGCCCTTTAAATGCACGGAGTGCGGGAAAAGGTTCAGCCAGAGAATCTACCTGACCCAGCACCAGAAAACCCACACGGGAGAGAAGCCGCATAAATGCCTGGAGTGCGGGAAGAGTTTCATCCAGAGGAAGGTGCTCCTGACGCACCAGAAAAGTCATGCCGGGGAGGGAGGGCCCTACCTATGTGCCGACTGTGGGAAATGCTTCACCACACGGCCAGGGCTGAGGTatcaccagagaatccacacgggggagCGGCCGTACCCCTGCGCCCTGTGCGGGAAAGGTTTTGCCACCAATTCCCGCCTGAAATATCATCAGCGGATCCATTCAGGAgagaggccttatcagtgcagtGACTGCGACAAGCGCTTCCGGCACAAGTCAGCTCTGGCCTCCCACCAAGGCATCCACACCGGTGAGAGGCCTTATAAATGTACCGAGTGCGGGAGCAGCTTCCGCCGCCGGAACGGGCTTGTCAAGCACCAGAGGATCCACACGGGGGAGCGCCCCTACCCGTGCACGgagtgcgggaagagcttcagcaCGAGGAGCACGCTCACGGATCACCAGAGGACCCACACTGGGGAGAGACCCTACAACTGCAGCcattgtgggaaaagcttcaaccgGGTCTCACAACGCCGCaaacaccagagaatccacacaaaAAAGCGACCGGAATGTGCCGAGTGCGGGAAAAGGTTCCGGAGTGAGAAGGAGCTCGCCACGCACCAAAGGGTCCACACTGGAGAAAAGCCGTACCAGTGTCCCCAGTGTCAGAGGAGCTACCATCGGAAGAACGAACTGGCCAAGCACCTGAAAAGCCATGCGGGGAAGAATCCGTAA
- the LOC115645273 gene encoding oocyte zinc finger protein XlCOF6-like, producing MRENYDHLISLGYPVPRPALVLLNNPEEEPSLWEHQDLEERELPETDFRLLIKEDEDDKETAENLGQLETPFRDPEKEYNLLFSIQGSLAVGRRSKLAQAHLKGKHVETTNPQQLSPDEKPHQCSECGKSFQKRGNLKRHFRTHSGERPYPCPECGKSFRQKHHLVTHQRTHSGVAPYNCPQCRRSFSTSAHFKTHQSTHLGERVFHCSEGGEGFQTHRVLQVHQRTHAGEKLHVCNDCGRSFSCKQTLRVHQRIHTGEKPYRSPGCGESFCMPVHLKLHQQIHTRERPHTCDECGKNFWKSEHLKRHNRIHTGERPFACTACEKSFIQKQHLVKHQRTHTGERPYLCSECGKSFRIRRDLSVHQQTHTGKRLHVCEACGKSFSHRQSLVRHARTHAGGSAYTCDHCGESFAVHKQLRQHRQSHAAQKASEHTCSECGKSFRKSENLKRHFHTHTGERPFLCTECGKSFIQKQHLVTHQRIHTGERPYLCSECGKSFSTSECLKIHRRIHTGERPYLCSECGKSFRTHRVLKVHQQTHTGESLFICCDCGKSFRHKQTLVTHQRTHTGEKPYSCSLCGDAVRTLKLLRMHQHKHTGVRLYTCSECGKSFQKGKNLKRHYKTHTGERPYQCTQCGKAFSQKHHLLKHQRTQHGDRADVGGGYAPVFPQGECLQCPLETHLYREELSGELPFRVVIVDDFPFPGNEAPG from the exons ATGAGGGAGAATTACGATCATCTGATTTCACTAG GATATCCAGTTCCCAGACCTGCTCTTGTGTTGCTGAACAATCCGGAGGAAGAGCCATCGCTCTGGGAGCATCAGGATCTGGAAGAAAGAGAATTACCTGAGA CTGATTTCAGGCTCCTAAttaaggaggatgaggatgataAGGAAACTGCTGAGAACCTGGGACAACTCGAGACACCATTCAGAGACCCGGAAAAGGAATATAATTTGCTTTTTTCCATCCAGGGCAGCCTTGCTGTGGGGAGGAGAAGCAAACTAGCTCAAGCCCACCTGAAAGGAAAGCATGTTGAAACCACAAATCCACAGCAGCTCAGCCCAGATGAGAAACCTCACCAATGTAGcgaatgtgggaaaagcttccagAAGCGTGGGAATCTGAAACGCCACTTTCGGACGCACAGCGGGGAGAGACCCTACCCCTGCCCGGAGTGTGGAAAGAGCTTTCGCCAAAAGCACCATCTGGTAACGCATCAGAGAACCCATTCAGGGGTGGCGCCGTATAACTGCCCCCAATGCAGGAGGAGCTTCAGCACATCAGCCCACTTTAAAACACACCAGAGCACCCACCTGGGGGAGAGGGTGTTTCATTGCAGCGAGGGTGGGGAAGGCTTCCAGACACACAGGGTTCTTCAGGTTCACCAGCGAACTCACGCTGGGGAGAAGCTGCATGTGTGTAACGACTGTGGGAGAAGTTTCAGCTGTAAGCAAACCCTTAGGGtccaccagagaatccacactggagagaaaccttACAGAAGCCCTGGCTGCGGGGAAAGCTTTTGCATGCCCGTGCATCTCAAATTGCACCAGCAGATCCACACGAGGGAGCGGCCCCATACGTGCGacgagtgtgggaaaaacttctggAAGAGTGAGCACCTGAAGAGGCACAATcggatccacacaggggagcgACCCTTCGCATGCACGGCGTGCGAGAAGAGCTTCATCCAGAAGCAGCACCTGGTGAAGCACCAGAGGACCCACACGGGCGAGCGGCCCTACCTGTGCAGCGAGTGCGGGAAGAGCTTCCGGATACGCAGAGATCTCAGCGTTCACCAGCAAACCCACACGGGAAAGAGGCTCCATGTGTGTGAGGCTtgcgggaagagcttcagccACAGACAATCGCTCGTGAGGCACGCGAGAACTCATGCCGGGGGGAGCGCCTACACGTGTGACCACTGTGGCGAAAGCTTCGCGGTGCACAAGCAGCTCCGACAGCATCGGCAAAGTCACGCTGCGCAGAAGGCCTCCGAGCACACCTGCAGcgagtgtgggaagagcttccgGAAGAGCGAGAACCTGAAGCgccattttcacacacacacaggggagcGCCCATTCCTCTGCaccgagtgcgggaaaagcttcatcCAGAAGCAGCACCTGGTGAcgcaccagagaatccacacgggcgAGCGGCCCTACCTGTGCAGCgagtgcgggaagagcttcagcaCCAGCGAGTGCCTGAAGATCCACCGGAGAATCCACACGGGCGAGCGGCCCTACCTGTGCAGCGAGTGCGGGAAGAGCTTCCGGACACACCGGGTGCTGAAAGTTCACCAGCAAACTCACACCGGGGAGAGCCTCTTCATCTGCTGCGACTGCGGCAAGAGCTTTCGGCACAAGCAGACTCTGGTGACGCACCAGAGGACGCACACTGGCGAGAAGCCCTACAGCTGCAGCCTTTGTGGAGACGCCGTCAGGACTCTTAAGCTCCTCAGGATGCATCAGCACAAGCACACAGGGGTCCGGCTTTACACCTGCAGCGAATGCGGGAAGAGCTTCCAGAAGGGCAAGAACTTGAAACGCCACTATAAGACtcacacgggagagagaccttACCAGTGCACCCAGTGCGGAAAGGCCTTCAGTCAGAAGCATCATCTCCTCAAGCACCAGCGGACCCAGCACGGGGACAGAGCAGATGTGGGTGGGGGATACGCACCCGTCTTCCCCCAGGGTGAATGTCTGCAGTGTCCCCTGGAAACCCACCTGTACAgggaggagctgagtggggagctCCCATTCCGGGTGGTCATTGTCGATGACTTTCCTTTTCCTGGCAATGAGGCACCGGGGTAA